A region from the Inhella inkyongensis genome encodes:
- a CDS encoding Lrp/AsnC family transcriptional regulator codes for MENERFDRATCQILEALQSDARLSNQALAEKVGLSATPVWRRVKELEESGVIRRQVVLVDREKLGLSICVLANVSLVRHSEGAVEQFEALVRASREIIECHGITGEADYVIKVVVPDMKAYDQFLQGKVFKVPGVASVRSNVVLREVKYETALPVR; via the coding sequence ATGGAAAACGAACGTTTCGATCGCGCCACCTGCCAGATCCTGGAAGCTTTGCAATCCGATGCCCGCCTGTCCAACCAAGCCCTGGCCGAGAAGGTGGGTCTCTCGGCCACGCCGGTGTGGCGACGCGTCAAGGAACTGGAAGAGAGCGGTGTCATCCGCCGCCAGGTGGTGCTGGTGGACCGCGAAAAGCTCGGTCTGTCGATCTGCGTGCTGGCCAATGTGTCCTTGGTGCGGCACAGCGAGGGGGCGGTCGAGCAGTTCGAGGCCTTGGTCCGCGCCAGCCGCGAGATCATCGAATGCCATGGCATCACGGGCGAGGCCGACTACGTGATCAAGGTCGTGGTGCCCGATATGAAGGCCTACGACCAATTCCTTCAGGGCAAGGTCTTCAAGGTGCCGGGTGTGGCCAGTGTGCGCAGCAATGTGGTGCTGCGTGAGGTCAAGTACGAAACCGCGTTGCCGGTGCGCTGA
- a CDS encoding FIST signal transduction protein: MKVTQITLDHCPEPAELAPLAALQPQLVLAFGAVARFRDAALLGNLKAALGEATLAGCTTAGEIGNEGVSDGSLVLTALHFENPALRLACTDLAGMDDSQAAGARLAAQLSAPLGGMALRQVLVLGQGVAINGSALIEGLRSGLPAEVSISGGLAGDGGAFTQSYTLSNAAVSDRQLVALGFYHPRTVVRHGSFHGWQPFGPARRVTRSEGNVLFELDGEPALAVYKKYLGEYASGLPGTGLLFPFEMLGQDHQAVGLIRTILGVDEVQGSLVLAGDIVPDGYLRLMHASTDSLVDGAEAAAQALFAGGGVDGEKLALLVSCVGRKLVMGARVDEEVEAVVDVMGAQAQVTGFYSNGEISPNLEGLTCHLHNQTMTITLLAEQG; the protein is encoded by the coding sequence ATGAAAGTCACCCAAATCACCTTGGACCACTGCCCAGAGCCCGCCGAGCTGGCGCCGTTGGCAGCCTTGCAGCCGCAGCTGGTGCTGGCCTTTGGTGCGGTGGCGCGCTTTCGGGATGCCGCCTTGTTGGGGAATTTGAAGGCCGCTCTGGGTGAGGCCACCTTGGCCGGTTGCACCACGGCGGGCGAGATTGGCAATGAGGGGGTCAGCGATGGCAGCTTGGTGCTGACCGCACTTCACTTTGAAAACCCGGCGCTGCGGTTGGCCTGCACCGACCTGGCCGGGATGGATGACTCGCAGGCCGCTGGCGCGCGCTTGGCTGCGCAGCTGAGCGCGCCGCTGGGCGGCATGGCGTTGCGCCAGGTGCTGGTGTTGGGGCAGGGGGTGGCCATCAATGGCAGCGCCTTGATCGAAGGTTTGCGCTCGGGGTTGCCTGCGGAAGTGAGCATCTCGGGCGGGCTCGCTGGCGATGGTGGCGCCTTCACGCAGAGCTACACCTTGAGCAACGCGGCGGTGTCGGATCGGCAGCTGGTGGCGCTGGGCTTCTACCACCCGCGCACCGTGGTGCGGCATGGCAGCTTTCATGGCTGGCAGCCCTTCGGTCCCGCGCGCCGGGTCACCCGCAGTGAGGGCAATGTGCTGTTTGAGCTGGACGGCGAGCCGGCGCTGGCGGTCTACAAGAAGTATCTGGGCGAGTACGCCAGCGGATTGCCCGGCACTGGCCTGCTCTTTCCCTTTGAGATGCTGGGCCAGGACCATCAGGCGGTGGGTCTGATCCGCACCATCCTGGGCGTGGACGAGGTGCAGGGCAGTCTGGTGCTGGCCGGCGACATCGTGCCGGATGGTTATCTGCGCCTGATGCACGCGTCCACGGATTCGCTGGTCGATGGTGCAGAAGCCGCCGCGCAGGCCCTGTTCGCGGGCGGGGGCGTGGATGGGGAGAAGCTGGCCCTGTTGGTGTCCTGTGTGGGCCGCAAGCTGGTGATGGGTGCACGGGTGGACGAGGAAGTCGAGGCCGTCGTGGATGTGATGGGTGCGCAGGCCCAGGTCACGGGCTTTTATTCGAATGGCGAGATCAGCCCCAATCTGGAGGGGCTGACCTGTCATTTGCACAACCAGACCATGACCATCACCCTGCTGGCGGAGCAGGGCTGA
- a CDS encoding 2-hydroxychromene-2-carboxylate isomerase, which yields MKPAIDFYFDFSSPYSYIASEWVGAVAARHGRLVNWRAILLGASFQVTGLRPPAEFPLKRDYLMRDVARSAAFAGVPLRMPEAFPIATQNAARVFWWLHAQEPQRAVDWARAALRAYFTRGVNLSEPQALKALCAEQGLDAQAAEAAWNDPQWKAALKAANEAAIAVGVFGAPYFVIDGEPFWGNDRQAQIEAWLNSGPPRGLE from the coding sequence ATGAAACCCGCGATCGATTTCTATTTCGACTTCAGCAGTCCCTATTCCTACATCGCCAGCGAGTGGGTGGGGGCGGTGGCAGCGCGCCACGGGCGGCTGGTGAATTGGCGCGCCATCCTGCTGGGGGCGAGTTTTCAGGTCACGGGCCTGCGCCCGCCGGCCGAGTTCCCGCTCAAGCGGGATTACCTGATGCGGGATGTGGCGCGCTCGGCGGCCTTTGCCGGTGTGCCGCTGCGCATGCCCGAGGCCTTCCCGATAGCGACACAGAACGCCGCCCGGGTGTTTTGGTGGCTGCATGCGCAAGAGCCGCAGCGCGCCGTCGATTGGGCGCGCGCCGCGCTGCGCGCCTACTTCACGCGGGGCGTGAATCTGAGCGAGCCGCAGGCCCTGAAAGCCCTGTGTGCCGAACAGGGCCTGGACGCGCAGGCCGCCGAGGCGGCTTGGAACGACCCGCAGTGGAAGGCGGCGCTGAAGGCCGCCAATGAGGCGGCCATTGCCGTGGGCGTGTTTGGCGCGCCTTATTTCGTGATCGACGGCGAGCCCTTCTGGGGCAATGACCGCCAGGCTCAGATCGAGGCCTGGCTCAACAGCGGCCCGCCGCGTGGCCTGGAGTGA
- a CDS encoding GGDEF domain-containing protein — protein MQIGAEVHGLVTFQVGLYGLAWLIAARMLPSERPAILSWAGFKAMLALGLWLLSQRDAQRSWWAYNGANLATLLAMLLMVRGCLIFLRHPPPPRAWNALWLLPLAALLLLPPSQDAAPWRVVVAYGGQGLLLLLAFFVLRQPLRAEFGRWPSWGLMAPMLGFALHNLGAAARQLWHWPLAQELQMNSTFNIAIFYSYLMATGVFAIGFMAVLTHRLTARLREASMHDELTGLLNRRAMNEYLRNQWHRHLRRRHPLALVMVDLDHFKRVNDTLGHAGGDAVLRATAALFRKHLRREDLVARMGGEEFLLLLPDTPEPAAQALCERLRQLAHDEQLGVTLSLGLTMVAAEDGDAEVAVRRADAALYRAKTEGRDRVVSAPAP, from the coding sequence ATGCAGATCGGCGCGGAAGTTCACGGATTGGTGACCTTTCAGGTGGGGCTCTATGGCCTGGCCTGGTTGATCGCCGCGCGCATGCTGCCCAGTGAGCGCCCCGCCATCCTGAGCTGGGCCGGCTTCAAGGCGATGCTGGCGCTCGGCCTGTGGTTGCTGTCCCAGCGCGATGCGCAGCGCAGTTGGTGGGCCTACAACGGCGCCAACCTCGCCACGCTCTTGGCCATGCTGCTGATGGTGCGCGGCTGCTTGATTTTTCTGCGTCACCCTCCCCCCCCGCGGGCATGGAATGCACTGTGGCTGCTGCCCCTTGCGGCCCTGCTGCTGCTGCCCCCCAGCCAGGACGCCGCCCCTTGGCGTGTGGTGGTGGCCTATGGCGGTCAGGGCCTGTTGCTCCTGCTGGCCTTCTTCGTGCTGCGCCAGCCGCTGCGAGCGGAGTTCGGCCGCTGGCCCAGCTGGGGCTTGATGGCGCCGATGTTGGGCTTTGCGCTGCACAACCTGGGCGCGGCCGCCCGTCAGCTTTGGCATTGGCCACTTGCCCAAGAGCTGCAGATGAACAGCACCTTCAACATCGCGATCTTCTACAGCTACCTGATGGCCACCGGGGTGTTCGCCATCGGCTTCATGGCGGTGCTGACGCACCGACTCACCGCCCGCCTGCGCGAAGCCTCGATGCACGACGAGCTCACAGGATTGCTGAACCGTCGGGCCATGAACGAGTACCTGCGCAACCAGTGGCACCGCCACTTGCGCCGCCGCCATCCGCTGGCCCTGGTCATGGTGGATCTGGACCACTTCAAGCGTGTCAACGACACCCTGGGCCACGCCGGTGGCGATGCGGTGCTGCGCGCCACCGCCGCGCTGTTTCGCAAACATCTGCGGCGCGAAGACCTGGTGGCGCGCATGGGCGGCGAAGAGTTCTTGCTGCTGCTGCCCGACACCCCCGAGCCCGCCGCGCAAGCCTTGTGCGAGCGCCTGCGCCAGCTGGCCCATGACGAGCAACTCGGCGTCACCCTGAGCCTGGGCCTGACCATGGTGGCGGCCGAGGATGGCGACGCCGAAGTGGCGGTGCGCCGCGCCGACGCCGCGCTCTACCGCGCCAAAACCGAGGGACGCGACCGCGTGGTCAGCGCCCCGGCCCCTTGA
- a CDS encoding protein phosphatase CheZ, protein MGEPSPALATEAVAAIQKAVEELPDACERLRYVKDMTQKAANKVFDLSDATKADAEQLLALAAQAPPDLQAALRALAERQQALATELMMSQDFQDLSGQVINKVINLMLSVERPMEQVLDHAGKVAGAQPESEELAGVQTPDKALKQDDVDDLLASLGF, encoded by the coding sequence ATGGGAGAGCCGAGTCCTGCACTGGCGACCGAGGCGGTCGCTGCCATCCAAAAGGCGGTCGAAGAACTGCCGGACGCCTGTGAGCGCCTGCGTTATGTGAAAGACATGACGCAAAAGGCCGCCAACAAGGTTTTTGACCTGAGCGACGCGACCAAGGCCGATGCCGAGCAGCTGCTGGCGCTCGCGGCCCAGGCTCCGCCCGACTTGCAAGCTGCCTTGCGAGCCCTGGCGGAGCGCCAGCAGGCCTTGGCCACCGAGCTGATGATGTCGCAGGACTTCCAGGACCTCTCGGGTCAGGTCATCAACAAGGTGATCAATCTGATGCTCAGCGTGGAGCGGCCGATGGAGCAGGTGCTGGATCACGCGGGCAAGGTGGCCGGCGCCCAGCCCGAGTCCGAGGAACTGGCGGGGGTGCAAACGCCCGACAAGGCGCTCAAGCAAGACGACGTCGACGATCTCTTGGCCTCCCTGGGCTTCTGA
- a CDS encoding acyl-CoA dehydrogenase family protein encodes MILSEDHLAVQDAVRAFVQAEIAPHAAAWDKTHQFPAEQLKGLAQLGCYGVAVPPEYDGAGLDYLALAVILEEIAAGDGGTSTVVSVNNCPVCSILMAFANEEQKQEFLKPLARGDMLGAFCLTEPHVGSEAGGLKTVAVREGDDYVINGVKQFITSGKNGDVAIVMAVTDKAAGKKGISAFLVPTKTPGYTVARIEEKMGQHSSDTAQILFENCRIPARYRLGEEGQGLKIALSGLEGGRIGIASQSVGMARAALEAAIAYAKERVSFGQPIFQHQAIQFKLADMATQVEAARQLIWHAASLKDAGRPCLKEAAMAKLFASEMAEKVCSAAIQVLGGYGYVNDFPVERIYRDVRVTQIYEGTSEVQKILIGRALAL; translated from the coding sequence ATGATCCTCTCCGAAGACCACCTCGCCGTTCAGGATGCCGTGCGCGCGTTCGTGCAGGCCGAAATCGCCCCCCACGCTGCAGCCTGGGACAAGACCCACCAATTCCCCGCTGAGCAACTCAAGGGCCTGGCCCAACTGGGCTGCTACGGCGTGGCCGTGCCGCCGGAGTACGACGGCGCGGGCCTGGACTATCTGGCGCTGGCCGTGATCCTCGAAGAGATTGCCGCCGGCGACGGCGGCACCTCCACGGTGGTGAGCGTCAACAACTGCCCGGTTTGCTCCATCCTGATGGCCTTTGCCAACGAGGAGCAGAAGCAGGAGTTCTTGAAGCCCCTGGCGCGCGGCGACATGCTGGGGGCGTTTTGCCTGACCGAACCCCATGTGGGCTCGGAGGCCGGCGGCCTGAAGACCGTGGCGGTCCGTGAGGGCGACGACTACGTGATCAACGGCGTCAAACAGTTCATCACCAGCGGCAAGAACGGGGATGTGGCCATCGTGATGGCGGTGACCGACAAGGCCGCCGGCAAGAAGGGCATCTCGGCCTTCCTGGTGCCCACCAAGACGCCGGGTTACACCGTGGCCCGCATCGAAGAAAAGATGGGCCAGCACAGCAGCGACACGGCTCAGATCCTGTTCGAGAACTGCCGCATCCCGGCGCGCTACCGCCTGGGCGAAGAGGGCCAGGGCCTGAAGATCGCGCTGTCGGGTCTGGAGGGTGGCCGCATTGGCATCGCCTCGCAATCGGTGGGCATGGCGCGTGCTGCACTGGAGGCGGCGATTGCTTATGCCAAGGAGCGCGTGAGCTTTGGCCAGCCGATCTTTCAGCACCAGGCCATCCAGTTCAAGCTGGCCGATATGGCCACCCAGGTCGAGGCGGCGCGTCAGCTGATCTGGCATGCCGCCAGCCTCAAGGACGCCGGCCGCCCCTGTCTGAAGGAAGCGGCGATGGCCAAGCTGTTCGCCAGCGAGATGGCCGAGAAGGTCTGCTCGGCCGCCATCCAGGTGCTTGGCGGCTATGGCTATGTGAACGACTTCCCGGTCGAACGCATCTACCGCGATGTACGCGTGACGCAGATCTACGAGGGCACCAGCGAGGTGCAGAAGATCCTGATCGGGCGCGCGCTGGCGCTCTGA
- a CDS encoding HD domain-containing phosphohydrolase, with translation MNIVIVDDNLVNVALLRGLVRQIEGAQSVEFTDPRAGLEHVLRTDVDLLIVDYQMPELDGLDFVRILRSDTSKQDLPVLMVTADHEMELRHRALQLGANDFLTKPVDRVEFQARTRNMLALRRSQRALSERAVSLATEVALATDAIVARELDTILRLSKAAEYRDPETGAHVMRMAHYARLIALQLGLPEAEQELLLHAAPMHDIGKVGTPDHILLKPGRLSPEELVIMRQHARIGHDILADSASPYLQAAAMIALHHHERWDGQGYPLGLAGEAISLWGRIVAVADVFDALSSERPYKAAWTLEAARDFLLEHAGAHFDPRCVQAFVEAWDQVLEVRQRFQDEPPPPAESTLMELL, from the coding sequence GTGAACATCGTCATCGTGGATGACAACCTGGTGAATGTGGCGCTGCTGCGCGGCTTGGTGCGGCAGATCGAGGGCGCCCAGAGCGTGGAATTCACCGATCCGCGCGCCGGTCTGGAGCATGTGCTGCGGACCGATGTCGACCTGCTGATCGTCGACTATCAAATGCCGGAGCTGGATGGCCTGGACTTTGTGCGCATCTTGCGCAGCGACACCAGCAAACAGGATTTGCCTGTCCTGATGGTGACGGCCGATCACGAGATGGAGCTGCGCCACCGCGCGCTGCAACTGGGGGCCAACGACTTCTTGACCAAGCCGGTGGATCGGGTGGAGTTCCAGGCGCGCACCCGCAACATGCTCGCGCTGCGGCGCTCGCAGCGGGCCCTGTCGGAGCGCGCGGTCAGCCTGGCCACCGAGGTGGCGCTCGCCACCGACGCCATCGTGGCGCGCGAGCTTGACACCATCTTGCGCCTGAGCAAAGCGGCCGAGTACCGCGACCCAGAGACCGGCGCCCATGTGATGCGCATGGCGCATTACGCGCGGCTGATCGCCCTCCAGCTGGGTCTGCCCGAGGCCGAGCAGGAGCTGCTGCTGCACGCCGCACCGATGCACGACATCGGCAAGGTCGGCACACCGGACCACATCCTGCTCAAACCCGGCCGGCTTTCGCCCGAGGAGTTGGTCATCATGCGCCAGCACGCCCGCATCGGGCATGACATCCTGGCCGACAGCGCCAGTCCGTATTTGCAGGCGGCGGCCATGATTGCCTTGCACCATCACGAGCGCTGGGATGGCCAAGGCTACCCGCTGGGATTGGCAGGCGAAGCCATCTCGCTGTGGGGCCGCATCGTCGCTGTGGCTGATGTGTTTGATGCGCTGAGTTCGGAGCGCCCCTACAAGGCGGCCTGGACCCTGGAAGCCGCGCGTGATTTCCTGCTGGAGCATGCCGGCGCCCACTTTGATCCCCGTTGTGTCCAGGCCTTTGTGGAGGCATGGGATCAGGTCTTGGAAGTGCGCCAGCGCTTCCAGGACGAACCACCCCCACCTGCTGAATCCACCCTGATGGAGCTGCTATGA
- a CDS encoding indolepyruvate ferredoxin oxidoreductase family protein, protein MSEPTLRPYQLSDNLAADNGAVFLTGTQALVRLPLMQKKVDEAAGLNTAGFVSGYRGSPLGMVDQQMWKAKKFLEKAKVEFLPAINEDLAGTACLGTQRAALDPERTVDGVFALWYGKGPGVDRAGDALKHGHVYGSSAQGGVLVVCGDDHGCVSSSTPHQSDLALQAWSMPVIHPGNVAEYLEFGLWGWAASRFSGAWVGFKAISEVVESGMTVDLDTVKTHFTPPADFQSPVNLHIRLVDLPSLELESRLTHKLNAVKAFARANPLDRLVVASPQARLGIVTVGKAHYDFLEVLRRLDISVEQLAQAGVRVYKVGLVYPLETEGLAAFCEGLSDLLVIEEKAPVVERQLKELLFHWPDSRRPAVVGKTDAAGHALLSDVGELRPSRMMGVVAEWLARLSPALDRRDRVVDFTAPKLLSNAADATRRLPYFCSGCPHNSSTKLPEGSRALAGIGCHFMANWMERETSGLVQMGAEGVDWVAQQRFTRAPHVFQNLGDGTYYHSGYLAIRQAIAAKATLTYKILYNDAVAMTGGQPVDGSTSVPQIARQIEAEGVKRLAIVSDEIDKYDDQRALFPPGTTFHDRSELDAVQRELREVKGVTALIYDQTCAAEKRRRRKKKEFVDPPRRLFINESVCEGCGDCGQASNCLSVVPVETDLGRKRAIEQTSCNKDFSCVNGFCPSFVSVHGGSLKKRQGAAFNASDLAREIAAVGEPPAWNWSGPFDMLVTGVGGTGVVTVGALITMAAHLEKKSASVLDFMGFAQKGGAVLSFVRVAPEPSQLNQVRIDTQQADVLLACDLVVGASNDALQTVKAGRTVILANTHELPTAAFVRNPDATLHAHELLEKMKFASGGQADRLKTIDAQSIAQKLLGDTMPSNIVMLGAAWQAGLVPVSLAALERAIELNNVAVESNKTAFALGRLAYGAPAALARLGGETAVQLNFFSDKLDGEQGLIARRTALLTAYQDSAYAERYAALVQRVRQAEGRLGAAGKPERLTKAVARYFAKLMAYKDEYEVARLYTDGQFEAALKNQFENWESLSFHMAPPLLAKPGSDGRVKKLQFGGWMWKGLRVLARFKGLRGGALDVFGYTAERRMERALISEYEALVDELLRGLSTDKLELAVQLARLPERIRGYGHVKHANVQAVKKQWGEMLARYRAASSANSSTPVALATP, encoded by the coding sequence ATGTCCGAACCCACGCTGCGCCCCTACCAACTCTCGGACAACCTGGCCGCTGACAACGGCGCCGTCTTCCTCACCGGCACCCAGGCCCTGGTGCGCTTGCCCCTGATGCAAAAGAAGGTGGACGAGGCGGCCGGGCTGAACACCGCCGGCTTTGTGTCCGGCTACCGCGGCTCGCCCTTGGGCATGGTGGACCAGCAGATGTGGAAGGCCAAGAAATTCCTCGAAAAGGCGAAGGTGGAATTCCTGCCCGCCATCAACGAGGACCTGGCCGGCACCGCCTGCCTGGGCACCCAGCGCGCCGCGTTGGACCCCGAGCGCACCGTAGACGGTGTGTTCGCGCTCTGGTATGGCAAGGGCCCGGGCGTGGACCGCGCGGGCGATGCGCTCAAGCACGGCCATGTGTACGGCAGCAGTGCGCAGGGTGGCGTGCTGGTGGTGTGTGGCGACGACCATGGCTGCGTCAGCTCCAGCACCCCGCACCAGAGCGATCTGGCACTGCAGGCCTGGTCCATGCCCGTCATCCACCCCGGCAACGTGGCCGAGTACCTGGAGTTCGGCCTGTGGGGCTGGGCCGCCTCGCGCTTCTCGGGCGCCTGGGTGGGCTTCAAGGCCATCTCCGAGGTGGTTGAATCCGGCATGACGGTGGACCTGGACACGGTGAAGACCCACTTCACGCCGCCAGCCGACTTCCAGAGCCCGGTGAACCTGCACATCCGCCTGGTGGACCTGCCTTCGCTGGAGCTGGAGTCGCGCCTGACGCACAAGCTCAATGCCGTGAAGGCCTTTGCGCGCGCCAACCCGCTGGACCGCCTGGTGGTGGCCAGCCCGCAGGCGCGGCTGGGCATCGTGACGGTGGGCAAGGCGCACTACGACTTCCTGGAGGTGCTGCGCCGACTGGACATCAGCGTCGAACAACTCGCCCAGGCCGGCGTGCGGGTCTACAAGGTCGGCCTTGTCTACCCCCTGGAGACCGAAGGCTTGGCCGCCTTCTGCGAGGGCCTGAGCGATCTGCTGGTGATCGAAGAGAAGGCGCCAGTGGTGGAGCGCCAACTCAAGGAACTGCTGTTCCACTGGCCCGACAGCCGCCGCCCGGCAGTGGTGGGCAAGACCGATGCCGCCGGCCACGCACTGCTGTCCGACGTGGGCGAGCTGCGCCCCAGCCGCATGATGGGCGTGGTGGCTGAGTGGCTGGCGCGCCTCTCGCCCGCACTGGACCGCCGCGACCGCGTGGTGGACTTCACCGCGCCCAAGCTGCTCTCCAACGCCGCAGACGCCACGCGCCGCCTGCCCTACTTCTGCTCGGGCTGCCCGCACAACAGTTCCACCAAACTGCCCGAAGGCTCGCGCGCGCTGGCGGGCATCGGCTGCCATTTCATGGCCAACTGGATGGAGCGTGAGACCTCGGGCCTGGTGCAGATGGGCGCCGAGGGCGTGGACTGGGTGGCGCAGCAGCGCTTCACCCGTGCCCCCCATGTGTTCCAGAACCTGGGCGACGGCACCTACTACCACTCGGGCTATCTGGCCATCCGCCAGGCCATCGCCGCCAAGGCCACGCTGACCTACAAGATCCTCTACAACGACGCGGTGGCCATGACCGGCGGCCAGCCGGTGGACGGCTCCACCAGCGTCCCGCAGATCGCGCGCCAGATCGAGGCCGAGGGCGTCAAGCGCCTGGCCATCGTCAGCGACGAGATCGACAAATACGACGACCAGCGCGCCCTCTTCCCTCCTGGCACCACCTTCCACGACCGCAGCGAACTCGACGCCGTGCAGCGCGAGCTGCGTGAGGTGAAGGGCGTGACCGCTCTGATCTACGACCAGACCTGCGCCGCCGAAAAACGCCGCCGCCGCAAGAAGAAGGAGTTCGTCGATCCGCCGCGCCGTCTCTTCATCAATGAGTCCGTGTGCGAAGGATGTGGGGACTGCGGCCAGGCCAGCAACTGCCTCTCAGTGGTGCCGGTCGAGACCGATCTGGGCCGCAAGCGCGCCATCGAGCAGACCAGCTGCAACAAGGACTTCAGCTGCGTCAATGGCTTTTGCCCCAGCTTTGTCTCGGTGCACGGCGGCAGTCTGAAGAAGCGCCAGGGGGCGGCCTTCAACGCCAGTGATCTGGCGCGCGAGATCGCCGCCGTGGGCGAGCCGCCGGCTTGGAACTGGAGCGGCCCCTTTGACATGCTGGTGACCGGCGTGGGCGGCACCGGCGTGGTGACCGTAGGCGCCTTGATCACCATGGCCGCGCACCTGGAAAAGAAGAGCGCCTCGGTGCTGGACTTCATGGGCTTCGCGCAAAAGGGCGGCGCGGTGCTGAGCTTCGTGCGCGTGGCACCCGAGCCCAGCCAACTCAACCAGGTGCGCATCGACACCCAGCAGGCCGATGTGCTGCTGGCCTGCGATCTGGTGGTGGGCGCCAGCAACGACGCACTGCAGACGGTGAAGGCCGGCCGCACCGTGATCCTGGCCAACACCCACGAGCTGCCCACCGCCGCTTTCGTGCGCAACCCCGACGCCACTCTGCACGCCCATGAGCTGCTGGAGAAGATGAAGTTCGCCAGTGGCGGGCAGGCCGACCGGCTCAAGACCATCGACGCCCAATCGATCGCCCAAAAGCTCCTGGGCGACACCATGCCCAGCAACATCGTGATGCTGGGCGCGGCCTGGCAGGCCGGCCTGGTGCCGGTCTCGCTGGCCGCGCTTGAACGCGCCATCGAGCTCAACAACGTGGCCGTCGAGTCCAACAAGACCGCCTTTGCCCTGGGCCGTCTGGCCTATGGCGCTCCGGCCGCACTGGCGCGCCTGGGCGGTGAGACGGCCGTGCAGCTGAACTTCTTCAGCGACAAGCTGGATGGCGAGCAAGGCCTGATTGCGCGCCGCACGGCCCTGCTCACGGCCTACCAGGACAGCGCCTATGCCGAACGCTACGCGGCCCTGGTGCAGCGCGTGCGCCAGGCCGAAGGCCGCCTGGGCGCGGCCGGCAAGCCCGAGCGCCTGACCAAGGCCGTGGCGCGCTACTTTGCCAAGCTGATGGCCTACAAGGACGAGTACGAGGTGGCGCGCCTCTACACCGACGGTCAATTCGAAGCGGCGCTGAAGAACCAGTTCGAGAACTGGGAGTCCTTGAGCTTCCACATGGCGCCGCCGCTGCTGGCCAAGCCCGGCAGCGACGGGCGCGTCAAGAAGCTGCAGTTCGGCGGCTGGATGTGGAAGGGACTGCGCGTGCTAGCGCGCTTCAAGGGTCTGCGCGGCGGCGCCCTCGACGTGTTTGGCTACACGGCTGAGCGCCGCATGGAGCGCGCACTGATCAGCGAGTACGAGGCGTTGGTGGATGAGTTGCTGCGCGGGCTCTCGACCGACAAACTGGAACTGGCCGTGCAACTGGCGCGCCTGCCCGAACGCATCCGCGGCTACGGCCACGTGAAGCACGCCAACGTGCAGGCGGTGAAGAAGCAGTGGGGCGAGATGCTGGCGCGTTACCGCGCCGCCAGCAGCGCGAACAGCAGCACGCCGGTTGCCCTGGCTACTCCTTGA